The Bubalus kerabau isolate K-KA32 ecotype Philippines breed swamp buffalo chromosome 16, PCC_UOA_SB_1v2, whole genome shotgun sequence genome includes a region encoding these proteins:
- the SRSF9 gene encoding serine/arginine-rich splicing factor 9: MSGWADERGGEGDGRIYVGNLPSDVREKDLEDLFYKYGRISEIELKNRHGLVPFAFVRFEDPRDAEDAIYGRNGYDYGQCRLRVEFPRTYGGRGGWPRGGRSGPPTRRSDFRVLVSGLPPSGSWQDLKDHMREAGDVCYADVQKDGMGMVEYLRKEDMEYALRKLDETKFRSHEGETSYIRVYPERSTSYGYSRSRSGSRGRDSPYQSRGSPHYFSPFRPY; encoded by the exons ATGTCGGGCTGGGCGGACGAGCGCGGCGGCGAGGGCGACGGGCGCATCTACGTGGGGAACCTTCCGAGCGACGTGCGCGAGAAGGATCTGGAGGACCTGTTCTACAAGTACGGCCGCATCAGCGAGATCGAGCTCAAGAATCGGCACGGCCTCGTGCCCTTCGCCTTCGTGCGCTTCGAGGACCCCCG AGATGCTGAGGATGCAATTTACGGAAGGAACGGTTATGATTATGGCCAGTGTCGGCTTCGTGTGGAGTTCCCCAGGACTTACGGAGGTCGGGGTGGGTGGCCCCGCGGTGGGAGGAGTGGGCCTCCTACAAGAAGATCTGATTTCCGAGTTCTTGTTTCAG GACTTCCTCCATCAGGCAGCTGGCAGGACCTGAAGGATCACATGCGAGAAGCTGGGGACGTCTGTTACGCAGATGTGCAGAAAGATGGAATGGGGATGGTTGAGTATCTCAGAAAAGAAGACATGGAATATGCCCTGCGTAAACTGGATGAAACCAAATTCCGCTCTCATGAG gGTGAAACATCCTACATCCGAGTTTATCCAGAGAGAAGCACCAGCTATGGCTATTCACGGTCTCGGTCTGGGTCGAGGGGCCGTGACTCTCCATACCAAAGCAGGGGTTCCCCACACTACTTCTCTCCTTTCAGACCCTACTGA